The following proteins are encoded in a genomic region of Elusimicrobiota bacterium:
- a CDS encoding MFS transporter, producing MKRFLAACVSLSLILVSAPLPAWSQVSSAISGAVTGVSGASAGAAAASAIPQLSMPAMSLTAPALSGALSAPMANSPVPSANQRAPISASSPVEQRQALAIAAPLAAETLPPAAAKPESRGPVTADAKSLAAARVDVAEAAGSIEKGTASSSRWAAARMMDRLLGLEESGEREPIVEGLPPAGILSAGLEPASVSDRSSRASVPSPKAPDNGPRRTPLVGALKMAATVAAGAVLTVGLQMAAVALLPAIFGVVPVAAVWAVSSGVLLFPLALYARYRLARRDSPRLNKVKTILDLSLGAFAGAVFIAVPSAAVVLTGAGLLTAALPLAALSAGRWFGGSSLADAVLTWAVLGITPAVVGAASVAGLIGLAPIVGLMVLPVMTTIAFFLGRLIHSAETGAPFSVPGSMQKIRFPSFQWVMIGVVFALLTGYSAVYTNVAFGVWTLLGGRSGNAATTIEVNSVWSFVKKILSYVTFNRLYFGLLAYTAFTGFASPLTFLVIAFSGERMSVWTEKLLGRILPKSAPAPSTAAAPVEDPNKLNDAPPKWPAFHYWAKSFLMIGTMAGAGVLLAVTVFGVTSLLTNLGIASVLAFVPFFFAKKIIKLVMKAQPTTKEQDPEFFEIMEGLRDKINAGRRARGKKEIPMPEMVIDPMDAPNAYATGRSPFAAMVGVTKGIKAMTLDPEIVRDGVVRLIASSDAGTKEFKVFRKAIAGSVTGVPADATPSQVAAAVLKADRSELKALGVRMLRGVLSHEFSHVMDRHMLSGSIGGAIASGVAFASYGVMWAVGHAQILVQKALGMRPKQAQEDAAKARTEGPGAKVESLDPISTGVIIKSLPALLRLFAALWAPVVLQVLQMASSRNNEGMADEDGALLSEDPESLALALGLLTTWRPPSGFRLPGVAIPRAASLQHIMIVNPLEQLETAGALPKKSAAGGPTRADDLIFELFITHPNTGVRIRKLWDMSEAMRGIKPKPRPPEDGGGGGPRVSFAPHAGPASERIGGGLLRGAWAKLKASLRVLPDEDRNRQFWIYTAGQALQLLGGNFHYTALPGLVAPSKEDAAKLGYNRAINWGAQAAASLSTGPLVDRTSTQKVIIWTHLGRSVLMLLVPVLFFSGYFGFALFTGLVAAAGFLQMAGMTAGSVAFNRILAGDVAHYNRANAVSTIVMNVVGVVGPLLAGAFIAAVGARFGLLSGNAMSYAVYGVLLLAAAVGYGLFLKLPRDEMMSARRELSERLKEDGVAGAEFRGVTAGQIEGRPAIFVEVDGDPSRAVVPASFGGFAVKAVARRRVFNEVIQGFKTIWADRFLRLYLLTTTVAVMSGDALLFAALPRFIADVLHAGPGSFGLFLAAAALGSGVGSGLMAFLRDPEQMALAPAARVFRSELSAREAALDGGALDAASAALRGAAPAVLARYKADWAQGGAAVSTERFGSDLVAEAARAVGAALGRAEAEALALLESSSAASDLRAWASLRGAKLLAGAYKDATIGMNHLERQGKWTSWLHGLSWLAYGALFFTGHLQLAAALMLLSALLGAPGVVVWTSLTTKVVSGSYNQSQGKIYSAMYFYQLVFAIIGVLLVGLMMASLPTMTVLWITGGVMVLCALCDFLAPALIFPIKRKTR from the coding sequence ATGAAACGATTCCTCGCGGCGTGCGTCTCGCTTTCGCTCATCCTCGTCTCGGCGCCGCTGCCCGCGTGGTCCCAGGTCTCCTCCGCGATCTCGGGCGCGGTCACGGGCGTCTCCGGCGCCTCGGCCGGGGCCGCCGCGGCCTCCGCCATCCCCCAGCTCTCGATGCCCGCGATGAGCCTGACCGCCCCGGCCCTCAGCGGCGCGCTGTCCGCGCCGATGGCGAACAGCCCCGTTCCCTCCGCCAATCAGCGCGCGCCGATCTCCGCCTCCTCGCCCGTCGAGCAGCGCCAGGCGCTCGCGATCGCCGCGCCGCTCGCCGCCGAGACGCTCCCGCCCGCCGCGGCCAAGCCCGAGTCCCGCGGACCGGTCACGGCCGACGCGAAGAGCCTCGCCGCGGCCCGCGTCGACGTCGCCGAGGCCGCCGGCTCGATCGAGAAGGGCACCGCGTCGAGCAGCCGCTGGGCCGCCGCGCGCATGATGGACCGCCTCCTCGGCCTCGAGGAGTCCGGCGAGCGCGAGCCGATCGTCGAAGGGCTGCCGCCGGCCGGGATCCTCTCCGCGGGGCTCGAGCCCGCCTCCGTGTCGGACCGCTCCTCCCGCGCCTCGGTCCCCTCTCCGAAGGCGCCCGATAACGGCCCGCGCCGCACGCCGCTCGTCGGCGCGCTCAAGATGGCCGCCACTGTCGCCGCCGGCGCCGTCCTGACCGTCGGCCTGCAGATGGCCGCCGTGGCGCTGCTGCCCGCGATCTTCGGCGTCGTGCCCGTCGCCGCGGTCTGGGCCGTCAGCTCCGGCGTCCTGCTCTTCCCGCTCGCGCTGTATGCCCGCTATCGCCTCGCCAGGCGCGACTCCCCGCGCCTGAACAAGGTCAAGACCATCCTCGACCTCTCGCTCGGCGCCTTCGCCGGCGCGGTCTTCATCGCCGTGCCCAGCGCCGCGGTCGTCCTCACGGGCGCGGGCCTGCTGACCGCGGCCCTGCCGCTGGCCGCCCTCTCCGCCGGCCGCTGGTTCGGGGGCTCCTCGCTCGCCGACGCCGTGCTGACCTGGGCGGTGCTCGGCATCACTCCCGCCGTGGTCGGCGCCGCCTCCGTGGCCGGTCTCATCGGCCTGGCGCCCATCGTCGGCCTGATGGTCCTGCCCGTGATGACGACGATCGCCTTCTTCCTCGGACGCCTGATCCACTCGGCCGAGACGGGAGCGCCCTTCTCAGTGCCCGGCTCGATGCAGAAGATCCGCTTCCCGTCCTTCCAGTGGGTGATGATCGGCGTGGTCTTCGCGCTGCTGACGGGCTACTCCGCCGTCTACACGAACGTCGCGTTCGGCGTGTGGACCTTGCTCGGCGGCCGCTCCGGCAACGCCGCGACGACGATCGAGGTGAACTCGGTCTGGAGCTTCGTCAAGAAGATCCTGAGCTACGTCACCTTCAACCGGCTCTACTTCGGCCTGCTCGCCTACACGGCCTTCACCGGCTTCGCCAGCCCGCTCACCTTCCTCGTCATCGCCTTCTCGGGCGAGCGCATGTCGGTCTGGACGGAGAAGCTCCTGGGCCGGATCCTTCCCAAGTCGGCGCCCGCCCCGTCCACGGCGGCGGCTCCCGTCGAGGACCCCAACAAGCTGAACGACGCCCCGCCGAAGTGGCCCGCGTTCCATTACTGGGCGAAGTCGTTCCTCATGATCGGCACGATGGCCGGCGCGGGCGTCCTGCTCGCCGTCACCGTGTTCGGCGTCACGAGCCTCCTGACCAACCTCGGCATCGCCTCGGTGCTCGCCTTCGTCCCCTTCTTCTTCGCCAAGAAGATCATCAAGCTCGTCATGAAGGCCCAGCCCACGACGAAGGAGCAGGACCCCGAGTTCTTCGAGATCATGGAGGGTCTCCGGGACAAGATCAACGCCGGCCGCCGCGCGAGGGGTAAAAAAGAGATCCCGATGCCGGAGATGGTCATCGACCCGATGGACGCCCCCAACGCCTACGCGACGGGCCGCAGCCCGTTCGCGGCGATGGTCGGCGTGACCAAGGGCATCAAGGCGATGACCCTCGACCCCGAGATCGTCCGCGACGGCGTGGTGCGCCTCATCGCCTCCTCGGACGCGGGCACCAAGGAGTTCAAGGTGTTCCGCAAGGCGATCGCCGGCTCGGTCACCGGCGTCCCCGCCGACGCGACCCCGTCGCAGGTCGCGGCCGCCGTGCTCAAGGCCGACCGTTCCGAGCTCAAGGCGCTGGGCGTGCGCATGCTGCGCGGCGTCCTGAGCCACGAGTTCTCGCACGTGATGGACCGGCACATGCTGTCCGGCTCCATCGGCGGCGCCATCGCCTCCGGCGTGGCGTTCGCGTCCTACGGCGTGATGTGGGCCGTCGGCCACGCGCAGATCCTCGTGCAGAAGGCGCTCGGCATGCGGCCGAAGCAGGCTCAGGAGGACGCGGCCAAGGCGAGGACCGAGGGCCCGGGCGCCAAGGTCGAGTCTCTCGACCCGATCTCGACCGGCGTCATCATCAAGTCGCTGCCGGCCCTGCTCCGCCTGTTCGCGGCGCTGTGGGCCCCGGTCGTGCTCCAGGTCCTGCAGATGGCGTCCTCGCGCAACAACGAGGGCATGGCCGACGAGGACGGCGCGCTGCTGAGCGAGGACCCGGAATCCCTCGCGCTGGCGCTCGGCCTTCTCACGACCTGGCGGCCGCCGTCGGGCTTCCGCCTGCCGGGCGTCGCGATCCCGCGCGCGGCGTCCCTGCAGCACATCATGATCGTCAACCCGCTCGAGCAGCTCGAGACCGCGGGCGCGCTCCCGAAGAAGTCCGCCGCCGGCGGGCCGACCCGGGCCGACGACCTGATCTTCGAGCTCTTCATCACGCATCCGAACACCGGCGTGCGCATCCGCAAGCTGTGGGACATGTCCGAGGCGATGCGGGGGATCAAGCCCAAGCCCCGGCCGCCCGAGGACGGCGGAGGCGGGGGACCACGGGTCTCCTTCGCTCCGCACGCCGGACCCGCCTCCGAGAGAATCGGGGGCGGTCTTCTTCGGGGCGCATGGGCCAAGCTGAAGGCTTCCCTGCGCGTGCTCCCCGATGAGGACCGCAACCGCCAGTTCTGGATCTACACCGCGGGCCAGGCGCTCCAGCTGCTCGGCGGCAACTTCCATTACACGGCGCTGCCGGGACTCGTGGCGCCGTCGAAGGAAGACGCAGCCAAGCTTGGCTACAACCGCGCGATCAACTGGGGCGCGCAGGCCGCCGCCTCGCTGTCCACCGGCCCGCTGGTCGACCGCACCTCGACGCAGAAGGTCATCATCTGGACCCACCTCGGGCGCTCGGTGCTCATGCTGCTCGTCCCGGTCCTGTTCTTCTCCGGCTACTTCGGCTTCGCGCTCTTCACGGGCCTGGTCGCGGCGGCGGGCTTCCTCCAGATGGCGGGCATGACGGCGGGCTCGGTGGCCTTCAACCGCATCCTGGCGGGCGACGTCGCGCACTACAACCGCGCCAACGCGGTCTCGACGATCGTGATGAACGTCGTCGGCGTGGTCGGCCCCCTGCTCGCGGGCGCGTTCATCGCGGCGGTCGGCGCCCGCTTCGGGCTCCTGTCGGGCAACGCCATGTCCTACGCCGTCTACGGCGTCCTGCTGCTCGCCGCCGCGGTCGGCTACGGCCTCTTCCTCAAGCTTCCTCGCGACGAGATGATGTCCGCGCGCCGGGAGCTGTCCGAGCGCCTGAAGGAGGACGGCGTCGCCGGCGCGGAGTTCCGCGGCGTCACGGCCGGGCAGATCGAGGGGCGCCCGGCCATCTTCGTCGAGGTGGACGGCGATCCGTCCCGGGCCGTCGTGCCCGCTTCGTTCGGCGGCTTCGCGGTCAAGGCCGTCGCGCGGCGGCGCGTCTTCAACGAGGTCATCCAGGGCTTCAAGACGATCTGGGCGGACCGTTTCCTGCGCCTCTATCTGCTCACGACGACGGTCGCGGTCATGTCGGGCGACGCGCTGCTCTTCGCGGCCCTGCCCCGCTTCATCGCCGACGTGCTTCACGCCGGTCCGGGCTCCTTCGGGCTCTTCCTCGCGGCGGCGGCGCTGGGCTCCGGCGTCGGCTCCGGCCTGATGGCCTTCCTCCGCGACCCCGAGCAGATGGCGCTGGCGCCGGCCGCGCGCGTGTTCCGCTCGGAGCTGTCCGCGCGGGAGGCCGCTCTGGACGGCGGCGCGCTCGACGCGGCGTCCGCCGCCTTGCGCGGCGCCGCGCCCGCGGTGCTCGCCCGCTATAAGGCGGACTGGGCCCAAGGCGGAGCGGCCGTCTCGACCGAACGCTTCGGGTCCGACCTCGTCGCCGAGGCCGCGCGCGCCGTCGGCGCGGCGCTGGGCCGCGCCGAGGCGGAGGCGCTCGCGCTCCTGGAGTCTTCGAGCGCGGCGAGCGACCTGCGCGCCTGGGCCTCCTTGCGGGGCGCGAAGCTCCTGGCCGGGGCCTACAAGGACGCGACGATCGGGATGAACCATCTCGAGCGCCAGGGCAAGTGGACCTCCTGGCTGCACGGCCTGTCGTGGCTCGCCTACGGCGCGCTTTTCTTCACGGGCCACCTGCAGCTGGCCGCGGCCCTGATGCTCCTGTCCGCGCTCCTCGGCGCGCCCGGGGTCGTGGTCTGGACGAGCCTCACGACCAAGGTGGTCTCCGGGTCCTATAATCAAAGCCAGGGGAAGATCTACTCGGCGATGTACTTCTACCAGCTGGTCTTCGCGATCATCGGCGTCCTGCTCGTCGGCCTGATGATGGCCTCCCTGCCGACGATGACCGTGCTGTGGATCACGGGCGGCGTCATGGTCCTGTGCGCCCTGTGCGACTTCCTCGCTCCCGCTTTGATCTTCCCGATCAAGCGCAAGACGCGATAA
- a CDS encoding BON domain-containing protein: protein MKIRASLLILSAVPLAAPAQVLSSAPRVSSGPVTTTSTSPAPGLQPPAAPTRPPSLGESNPALPLPGTANPGVLGAPMVPNPMPAPGAAGAPSAGSVSQAPLMRTERQEESQERRRERQDLRAIRDAVMRRPTAGPTGMNLGPAVRDLDVVRKNGKVVLTGVVATQAEKDAAGARASQAAGGKEIVNQITVGAAKP, encoded by the coding sequence ATGAAGATCCGAGCCTCGCTCCTCATCTTGTCGGCCGTTCCGCTCGCGGCGCCGGCGCAAGTCCTGAGCTCCGCTCCGCGAGTGTCTTCCGGCCCGGTCACGACGACGTCGACCTCGCCGGCGCCCGGCTTGCAGCCGCCGGCCGCCCCGACCCGGCCCCCGAGTCTCGGCGAGTCTAATCCCGCCCTGCCGCTGCCCGGCACGGCCAATCCGGGCGTCCTCGGCGCTCCGATGGTCCCGAACCCGATGCCGGCGCCGGGCGCGGCCGGCGCCCCGAGCGCGGGCAGCGTTTCCCAGGCCCCGCTGATGCGGACGGAGCGTCAGGAGGAGTCTCAGGAGCGGCGCAGGGAGAGGCAGGACCTGCGCGCCATCCGGGACGCGGTCATGCGTCGTCCGACGGCGGGGCCGACCGGGATGAACCTCGGGCCGGCCGTGCGCGACCTGGACGTGGTCCGTAAGAACGGCAAAGTAGTCCTGACCGGCGTCGTCGCCACGCAGGCCGAGAAGGACGCGGCCGGGGCGAGGGCGTCGCAGGCGGCGGGGGGCAAGGAGATCGTCAATCAGATCACGGTGGGGGCGGCTAAGCCGTGA
- a CDS encoding SRPBCC family protein: protein MINILKIAGAAVALAVVVVLALAAGKPDEFRVERKVTIGAAPAKIFPWLEDPRRTVEWSPWEKKDPKLKKTFSGAAKGVGAVYEWDGNKDIGAGRLEIVEAEAPKKVVMDLHFLRPMEGRNVARYEVTPVAGGSEVAWSIEGPMPFVSKVMYVFFDMDKMIGAEFEKGLGDLKVLAEKP from the coding sequence ATGATCAATATCCTGAAGATCGCCGGCGCCGCCGTCGCGCTCGCCGTCGTCGTCGTGCTCGCGCTGGCCGCGGGCAAGCCGGACGAGTTCCGCGTCGAGCGCAAGGTGACGATCGGCGCCGCCCCGGCGAAGATCTTCCCGTGGCTCGAGGACCCGCGCAGGACGGTCGAGTGGTCGCCGTGGGAGAAGAAGGACCCGAAGCTGAAGAAGACTTTCAGCGGAGCGGCGAAGGGCGTCGGGGCCGTCTACGAGTGGGACGGCAACAAGGACATCGGCGCGGGGCGTCTCGAGATCGTCGAGGCGGAGGCCCCGAAGAAGGTCGTCATGGACCTTCATTTCCTGCGCCCCATGGAAGGCCGCAACGTCGCCAGATACGAGGTGACCCCAGTCGCGGGCGGCAGCGAGGTGGCCTGGTCCATCGAGGGCCCGATGCCGTTCGTCTCCAAGGTCATGTACGTTTTCTTCGATATGGACAAGATGATCGGGGCCGAGTTCGAGAAGGGCCTGGGCGACCTGAAGGTCCTGGCCGAGAAGCCCTGA
- a CDS encoding SRPBCC domain-containing protein, translating to MTPAKAEPRLVLKRLIDAPRERVFKAWIDPVEFAKWWGPHGFTAPVVELDARPGGKIVVYMQGPKGSPWEKPYPMGGEFREVSPFDRIVFTASITGADGVLVHENLNEVTFADKGGKTELVLKVTVLKTTPGFAKSLAGMEQGWTQSLEKLDALFA from the coding sequence ATGACCCCCGCGAAAGCCGAGCCGCGCCTCGTCCTCAAGCGCCTGATCGACGCTCCGCGCGAGCGCGTGTTCAAGGCCTGGATCGACCCCGTCGAGTTCGCGAAGTGGTGGGGTCCTCACGGCTTCACCGCGCCGGTCGTCGAGCTCGATGCCCGGCCGGGGGGGAAGATCGTCGTGTACATGCAGGGCCCCAAGGGCTCTCCTTGGGAGAAGCCGTATCCGATGGGCGGGGAGTTCCGCGAGGTCTCCCCGTTCGACCGGATCGTCTTCACCGCGTCGATCACGGGCGCGGACGGAGTCCTGGTTCACGAGAATCTCAACGAGGTGACCTTCGCCGACAAGGGCGGCAAGACCGAGCTCGTCCTCAAGGTCACCGTCCTCAAGACCACTCCCGGGTTCGCGAAATCGCTCGCGGGCATGGAGCAGGGCTGGACCCAGAGCCTCGAGAAGCTCGACGCTCTTTTCGCCTGA
- a CDS encoding SRPBCC domain-containing protein, with amino-acid sequence MSVTKKAESTADREIVITRLIDAPVPRVWRAWADNDEIVKWWGPHGFSDETRSREFKEGGIWKHVMIGPDGVKYLNTAKYVEIVPEKKIVVKNGGGKEFDEKGVGFVSTITFKAVGDKTELTMRLECMTAAMKKRAVEEFRAIEGGQQTLSRLDAHVAGQFVIFRLVDAPRERVWRAWTDAKEMGAWFGPKGAETTHSDLDLRVGGSYHYAMRSGGVEMWGLATYQEIEKPAKLVYLQRFSDKDRGLGVHPLAPTWPKKLLTTVLFQDFGPKTLISLYWAPIEASAVELKTFSDGMSGMNQGWGGSFDRLDAFLKEGK; translated from the coding sequence ATGAGCGTCACGAAGAAGGCGGAGAGCACGGCGGACCGCGAGATCGTGATCACCCGCCTCATCGACGCGCCCGTGCCGCGCGTATGGCGAGCCTGGGCGGACAACGATGAGATCGTGAAGTGGTGGGGGCCGCACGGCTTCTCCGACGAGACCCGCTCGCGCGAGTTCAAGGAGGGGGGAATCTGGAAGCACGTGATGATCGGTCCCGACGGCGTGAAGTACCTCAACACGGCGAAGTACGTCGAGATCGTCCCCGAGAAGAAGATCGTCGTCAAGAACGGCGGCGGCAAGGAGTTCGACGAGAAGGGAGTGGGCTTCGTCTCGACGATCACCTTCAAGGCGGTCGGCGATAAGACCGAACTCACGATGCGCTTGGAGTGCATGACGGCGGCCATGAAGAAGCGGGCCGTCGAGGAGTTCCGCGCGATCGAAGGCGGCCAGCAGACGCTCTCCCGCCTCGACGCGCACGTCGCCGGGCAGTTCGTCATCTTCCGGCTCGTCGACGCGCCGCGCGAGCGCGTCTGGCGGGCGTGGACCGACGCGAAGGAGATGGGCGCCTGGTTCGGGCCGAAGGGCGCCGAGACCACGCATTCCGACCTCGACCTCCGCGTCGGCGGGAGCTACCACTACGCGATGAGGAGCGGCGGCGTCGAGATGTGGGGCCTGGCGACGTACCAGGAGATCGAGAAGCCCGCGAAGCTCGTCTACCTCCAGCGGTTCTCCGACAAGGACCGCGGCCTCGGCGTCCATCCGCTGGCGCCGACCTGGCCGAAGAAGCTGCTGACGACCGTCCTGTTCCAGGACTTCGGCCCGAAGACCTTGATCTCCCTGTATTGGGCGCCGATCGAGGCGTCCGCGGTCGAGCTCAAGACCTTCTCCGACGGCATGTCCGGCATGAACCAGGGCTGGGGCGGCTCGTTCGACCGGCTCGACGCCTTTCTCAAGGAGGGAAAATGA
- a CDS encoding dihydrofolate reductase family protein → MRKLIATEWMSLDGVVQAPAYADEDTSGGFQHGGWNVRYLDETAMNWVTANVREAGGYVLGRRTYETFAAYWPKAPDAPRTLSEPMNSLPKHVASRTLREPLPWANSRLLGAPLAEAVAALKRENGKSLLAIGSPELVRNLLELDLIDELRLMVAPVILGGGKRPFHADGSLRSFRLSSSRVTGTGAVLVTYERRDYESSQKPRTLRRAE, encoded by the coding sequence GTGAGGAAGCTGATCGCGACGGAGTGGATGAGCCTCGACGGCGTCGTGCAGGCGCCCGCCTATGCGGACGAGGACACGAGCGGCGGCTTCCAGCACGGCGGCTGGAACGTGCGCTACCTCGACGAGACAGCCATGAACTGGGTGACTGCGAACGTGAGGGAGGCGGGAGGCTACGTGCTCGGGCGGCGCACCTACGAGACCTTCGCGGCCTACTGGCCCAAGGCTCCCGACGCGCCGCGGACGCTCTCCGAGCCCATGAACTCCCTTCCGAAGCACGTCGCGTCGCGGACGCTGCGGGAGCCGCTGCCGTGGGCCAACTCGCGACTCCTGGGCGCTCCGCTCGCGGAGGCGGTCGCGGCGCTCAAGCGCGAGAACGGCAAGAGCCTCCTCGCGATCGGGAGTCCGGAGCTGGTCCGGAATCTCCTCGAGCTGGACCTCATCGATGAGCTCCGGCTCATGGTCGCACCGGTCATACTGGGCGGCGGCAAGCGGCCCTTCCATGCCGACGGGTCTTTGAGGAGCTTCCGCCTGTCCTCAAGCCGGGTGACGGGCACGGGCGCCGTCTTGGTGACCTATGAGAGACGGGACTATGAGTCGAGCCAGAAACCGCGCACATTAAGGAGAGCAGAATGA
- a CDS encoding SRPBCC domain-containing protein, translating to MTTPKGAKLPAVRLRRTIPAPPSRVYRAWLDPRMVRRWMAPGFTAKKVEVDERVEGRFSVWHAGPEGDVGGFEAEILELIPDRRIVFRWAFVGPQRLAGPVYDTRLTVTLEEAPGGATTLTLLNERLDGVAADPLLAEKVEAGWEAGWAFVLDKLASVVRRTR from the coding sequence ATGACGACCCCCAAGGGAGCCAAGCTGCCGGCGGTCCGGTTGAGGCGCACCATTCCTGCGCCGCCGAGTCGGGTCTATCGCGCGTGGCTGGACCCGCGGATGGTGCGGCGCTGGATGGCTCCCGGCTTCACCGCGAAAAAGGTGGAGGTGGACGAAAGGGTCGAGGGCCGCTTCAGCGTCTGGCATGCGGGCCCGGAGGGCGATGTCGGAGGCTTCGAGGCCGAGATACTCGAGCTGATCCCGGACCGGCGCATCGTCTTCCGGTGGGCCTTCGTCGGCCCGCAGCGGCTGGCGGGTCCCGTCTACGACACGAGGCTCACCGTCACGCTCGAGGAGGCGCCGGGAGGCGCCACGACGCTCACCCTCCTGAACGAGCGATTGGACGGGGTCGCGGCGGATCCGCTCCTGGCGGAGAAGGTGGAGGCTGGGTGGGAGGCCGGGTGGGCGTTCGTGCTCGACAAGCTCGCCTCCGTCGTGCGGAGGACGCGGTGA
- a CDS encoding helix-turn-helix transcriptional regulator: MVNYQERRLDLAFGALSHPIRRGILARLSTGEATIAELARPFKVSAPAITKHMRVLEDAGLLSRVKKGREHHCRLERERMKEAEAWIEAHSKFWNAKLDALELYLKENP, from the coding sequence ATGGTTAACTATCAGGAGCGCCGGCTCGACCTCGCCTTCGGGGCGCTGTCCCACCCGATCCGCCGCGGCATCCTCGCCCGGCTGTCGACGGGGGAGGCGACGATCGCCGAGCTCGCCAGGCCGTTCAAGGTCTCCGCGCCCGCGATCACCAAGCACATGCGCGTGCTCGAGGACGCCGGCCTCCTCTCGCGCGTCAAGAAGGGCCGCGAGCATCACTGCCGCCTCGAGCGCGAGCGCATGAAGGAAGCCGAGGCCTGGATCGAGGCCCATAGCAAGTTCTGGAACGCGAAGCTCGACGCGCTCGAACTCTATCTCAAGGAGAACCCATGA